A region from the Tahibacter amnicola genome encodes:
- a CDS encoding FecR family protein produces the protein MKSSINVIDTDVPASAEAWVARLASPEWTDSDRAAFEAWYDASPANQNDFLAAQQLHISALQLTDDPMLAAAAKAALRKGPAGQLEEGGPRGRLGLWAGIAAALAVVAVTTALKWRGTDPGTLYQTAIGEQREIKLEDGSRVMLDTNSAIRVRYTSDRRELTVDHGRVDIDVAPKPGQPFVTYAANGTIRDIGTRFQVTFTANKVTVTLLQGIVSIATDGSTAEPTVIQAGSQASFDLTGTIRTAQATDIDAAQAWTRGELVFNRRQLADLVAEMNRYSTTQIRLADHSLDAIVVSGVFHAGDQSALVKALEAGWPLRAERPSEREIVLHPAPKR, from the coding sequence GTGAAATCGTCGATCAATGTGATAGACACGGACGTCCCGGCTTCGGCCGAAGCCTGGGTGGCACGTCTGGCCTCTCCCGAGTGGACCGACAGCGACCGCGCCGCCTTCGAAGCCTGGTACGACGCCTCTCCGGCCAATCAGAACGATTTCCTGGCGGCACAGCAGCTCCATATCAGTGCCCTGCAGCTGACCGATGACCCGATGCTTGCCGCAGCCGCCAAAGCGGCCTTGCGCAAGGGGCCAGCCGGCCAGCTGGAAGAAGGCGGCCCGCGCGGACGTCTGGGCCTGTGGGCCGGCATCGCAGCCGCCCTGGCCGTCGTCGCGGTCACCACCGCCCTTAAGTGGCGCGGCACCGATCCGGGCACGCTCTACCAGACCGCCATCGGCGAGCAGCGCGAGATCAAGCTGGAAGACGGCAGCCGCGTCATGCTCGATACGAATTCAGCAATCCGGGTGCGCTACACAAGTGATCGGCGCGAGCTTACCGTCGATCACGGCCGGGTCGACATCGACGTGGCTCCCAAGCCGGGCCAGCCCTTCGTCACCTATGCCGCCAACGGCACCATCCGCGATATCGGCACCCGCTTCCAGGTGACCTTCACCGCCAACAAAGTGACCGTCACCCTGCTGCAGGGCATCGTCTCGATTGCTACCGATGGTTCTACCGCCGAGCCGACGGTGATCCAGGCAGGCAGCCAGGCCAGCTTCGACCTGACCGGCACGATCCGCACCGCCCAGGCCACCGACATCGACGCGGCGCAGGCCTGGACGCGCGGCGAGCTGGTGTTCAATCGCCGGCAGCTCGCCGACCTCGTCGCTGAGATGAACCGCTACTCGACCACGCAGATCCGCCTGGCCGATCACAGCCTCGACGCCATCGTCGTCAGCGGCGTTTTCCACGCCGGCGACCAGTCGGCGCTGGTGAAAGCCCTTGAGGCCGGTTGGCCACTGCGCGCCGAACGCCCGTCCGAGCGGGAAATCGTGCTGCACCCTGCCCCGAAACGTTGA
- a CDS encoding RNA polymerase sigma factor: protein MGLDKQPLLVVTTPRSDVFDRFVLEQRPALVSFLRRLTGCEADAEDIAQESFLSLVRYRDSEAETAWKPLLYRIALNAHNDRRRYGAARAAVAHVSLHEGVMDLPSGEAPHDQRVADQQELALVRQAILGLPDRCRQIYLLNRIEGMSYSEIARHCAISVKAVEKQITKALGVLREKIGKAKPLALEPK, encoded by the coding sequence ATGGGTTTAGACAAGCAGCCGCTATTGGTCGTGACGACACCGCGGAGCGACGTGTTCGATCGCTTCGTGCTCGAGCAGCGTCCGGCCCTGGTGAGCTTTCTGCGCCGGCTGACCGGCTGCGAGGCCGACGCCGAAGATATCGCACAGGAAAGCTTCCTCAGTCTGGTGCGCTATCGCGACAGCGAGGCCGAAACCGCGTGGAAGCCCCTGCTCTACCGCATTGCCCTCAACGCCCACAACGACCGCCGTCGCTACGGCGCGGCGCGTGCCGCCGTCGCCCATGTCAGTCTGCACGAAGGGGTGATGGATCTGCCCTCCGGCGAGGCCCCGCACGACCAGCGGGTGGCTGACCAGCAAGAATTAGCCCTTGTCAGGCAGGCCATTTTGGGGCTTCCGGACCGTTGCCGGCAGATATACTTGCTCAACCGCATCGAAGGCATGAGCTATAGTGAGATCGCTCGCCATTGCGCCATTTCGGTCAAGGCGGTCGAAAAACAGATTACCAAGGCTCTTGGCGTTCTTCGCGAGAAGATCGGCAAGGCCAAACCCCTCGCCTTGGAGCCGAAGTGA
- a CDS encoding acyltransferase domain-containing protein has translation MSAPKTVFLFSGQGSQYYQMGRALFDVPGVFREQMLALDLIAQKRCGRSVIDAIYSAGKGEPFDRTLLTHPAIFMVEYAMAQHLIHAGVVPDMNLGASLGSFAAATVAGCMDVEEALITVIEQAKALEASCTGGGMIAVLANPALFEEPFLSAHSEIAGITFHSHFAVSAETAHLNAIERGLHDRGVAFQRLAVSFAFHSRWIDPAQERFNIHLKTLGLSRGQLPLVCCDQTTTISTLPEDYFWRVIRRPMQFRDTIAALEQQGTYRYIDVGPSGTMATFIKYAVARTSTSSTHATLSPFGNDQKNLAALTNSR, from the coding sequence ATGTCTGCACCGAAAACCGTCTTTCTGTTCTCCGGCCAGGGTTCGCAGTACTACCAGATGGGCCGCGCGCTGTTCGATGTACCTGGTGTGTTCCGCGAGCAGATGCTGGCACTGGACCTGATCGCACAGAAACGCTGTGGCCGGTCCGTCATCGACGCGATCTATTCCGCTGGAAAAGGCGAGCCGTTTGACCGCACTCTGCTGACGCATCCGGCAATCTTCATGGTCGAGTACGCCATGGCGCAGCATCTCATTCACGCCGGTGTCGTGCCGGACATGAATCTTGGCGCCAGTCTCGGTTCATTTGCGGCTGCAACGGTGGCCGGCTGCATGGATGTCGAGGAAGCGCTCATCACCGTGATCGAACAGGCGAAGGCCTTGGAAGCGTCCTGCACGGGCGGCGGCATGATTGCGGTGCTCGCCAATCCCGCACTTTTTGAGGAGCCGTTTCTGTCGGCACATAGCGAGATCGCCGGCATCACCTTCCATTCGCACTTTGCGGTATCGGCCGAAACCGCCCATCTCAACGCGATCGAACGGGGACTGCATGACCGTGGCGTCGCCTTTCAACGACTGGCCGTGTCGTTTGCGTTTCACTCGCGCTGGATCGACCCGGCACAGGAACGTTTCAACATCCACCTGAAAACGCTCGGCCTGTCGCGCGGCCAACTGCCCCTGGTGTGCTGCGACCAGACCACCACGATCTCGACATTGCCGGAGGACTACTTCTGGCGCGTGATACGGCGTCCCATGCAGTTTCGCGACACGATCGCAGCGCTCGAACAACAGGGCACGTACCGCTACATCGATGTGGGGCCATCCGGCACGATGGCGACGTTTATCAAGTACGCGGTCGCCCGGACTTCCACTTCCAGCACACATGCCACGCTGAGCCCCTTCGGCAATGACCAGAAGAACCTGGCCGCACTGACCAACTCGCGCTGA
- a CDS encoding amidohydrolase family protein → MAILFGLVNLLALSDPEQLPAPSRFGTLAITHVTVVHPESPSGRIPDQTVVMVGDRIRYVGEREGAPISPDARIIDGTGKFLIPGLWDSHIHTLRLSPQLHLPLLVAYGVTSARDMGDSCSWSSAADCARDVVGWMEARNRGEIVAPRLIETASYHLEELPGSDAALHALLDALVQRGDTVLKLQLAETVAPAEFDRVVQAATQRGLRVAGHLPYTVDLLATPAVMRSIEHDSSLLPQCHSGRADYDGRLRTKSDLLRSPDPARCDRLLASLVERDIAYVPTHVASSGQDLALARSASTVDAQQVSRHVIAPRRWLWALLRAAGREGAEEQKILAAFHRSALALTHRAQAAGVTLLAGTDALDADVIHGDSLHRELGFLVEAGLTPLEALRAATASPARHFHRADLGAVEAGKVADLVLLDADPLADIGNTRHIHAVIADGRWYGATEREAIFDFVSRQTSRWTMISRYLRGLWYDG, encoded by the coding sequence ATGGCGATCCTGTTTGGCCTGGTAAACCTGCTCGCGCTATCCGATCCGGAGCAGCTGCCCGCTCCGTCCCGATTCGGCACACTGGCGATCACCCATGTGACCGTGGTTCACCCGGAATCGCCGTCCGGCCGCATTCCGGACCAGACGGTGGTCATGGTCGGCGATCGCATCCGCTATGTCGGCGAGCGAGAAGGTGCACCGATTTCGCCAGACGCCCGGATCATCGACGGCACCGGGAAATTCCTTATCCCTGGCCTGTGGGATTCGCACATCCACACATTACGACTCTCGCCGCAGTTGCACCTGCCGCTGCTGGTCGCCTACGGCGTCACGAGTGCCCGCGATATGGGCGACAGCTGTTCCTGGTCCAGTGCCGCGGACTGCGCGCGCGATGTGGTCGGGTGGATGGAAGCCAGGAATCGCGGCGAGATCGTCGCACCTCGCCTGATAGAGACGGCCAGCTACCACCTGGAGGAATTGCCCGGGAGCGATGCAGCGCTGCACGCCCTGCTCGATGCGCTGGTCCAGCGCGGTGACACGGTGCTGAAGCTGCAGCTTGCCGAAACGGTGGCACCGGCGGAGTTTGACCGCGTCGTACAGGCGGCGACGCAGCGAGGACTGCGCGTCGCCGGGCATTTGCCCTATACCGTGGATCTTCTCGCCACTCCCGCAGTGATGCGTTCGATCGAGCACGACAGCAGCCTTCTGCCGCAGTGCCATTCCGGGCGCGCAGACTATGACGGGCGCCTTCGCACGAAATCGGATCTGCTCAGATCCCCCGATCCAGCGCGATGTGATCGCCTGCTGGCCAGCCTGGTGGAGCGGGATATCGCCTATGTTCCGACGCACGTGGCGTCGAGTGGGCAGGACCTGGCCCTGGCGCGTTCCGCATCCACAGTGGATGCACAACAGGTGTCACGCCATGTCATCGCGCCCCGGCGCTGGCTGTGGGCACTGCTTCGCGCCGCGGGGCGCGAGGGTGCCGAAGAACAGAAGATTCTGGCCGCTTTCCACCGCTCAGCGCTGGCGCTCACTCACCGGGCGCAGGCCGCCGGCGTCACCCTGTTGGCGGGCACGGACGCGCTGGATGCGGATGTGATCCACGGCGATTCACTGCACCGCGAGCTAGGTTTCCTGGTGGAAGCAGGATTGACACCGCTGGAGGCATTGCGCGCGGCAACCGCCAGCCCGGCCCGGCACTTCCATCGCGCCGACCTGGGTGCGGTTGAAGCGGGAAAAGTGGCCGACCTCGTACTGCTCGACGCGGATCCGCTCGCGGACATCGGCAACACACGACACATCCACGCCGTCATCGCAGACGGTCGCTGGTACGGCGCGACGGAGCGCGAAGCCATCTTCGACTTCGTCTCCCGGCAGACATCGCGATGGACGATGATCAGTCGTTATCTGCGCGGGCTGTGGTACGACGGTTGA